The following are from one region of the Acomys russatus chromosome 32, mAcoRus1.1, whole genome shotgun sequence genome:
- the LOC127184166 gene encoding uncharacterized protein LOC127184166 — MRREQVRQLEPLSRADRLPDVQSGATDQPAFSGSLPPHFRCEANSRLLRLRQQQIRHALGGSLGSRFANARTAFSGSAPTDSWRGAARVAGGRGGPHGVGGRLSRLSAGAPRSPAGRRHATPLLGRARLSVRRRVRGAGRRRRQAGLRSQSPLEPSSKKLASLPVFVCAEVNIGLCVLGVIAMASTNSLMWTFFSRGLSFSMSSAIASVTVTFSNILSSAILGYVLYGECQEVLWWGGVFLILCGLTLIHRTFPPTWKASKQQ; from the exons ATGAG GAGGGAGCAAGTTAGGCAGCTAGAGCCCCTGTCAAGGGCAGACCGGCTTCCAGATGTGCAGAGCGGAGCGACAGACCAACCTGCCTTCTCAGGGTCACTCCCGCCGCACTTCCGCTGTGAGGCGAACTCCCGCCTCCTTAGGTTACGTCAGCAGCAGATTCGCCACGCGCTGGGGGGGTCACTCGGCAGCAGATTCGCCAACGCTCGCACGGCCTTCTCCGGCTCCGCCCCGACCGACTCATGGCGCGGCGCGGCGCGCGTGGCGGGCGGGCGCGGCGGGCCTCATGGCGTCGGCGGCCGCCTATCCCGACTCTCCGCGGGAGCTCCCCGCTCGCCTGCAGGCCGGCGCCATGCGACGCCGCTTCTGGGGCGTGCTCGACTGTCTGTGCGCCGGCGTGTTCGGGGCGctggccgccgccgccgccaagCTGGCCTTCGCAGCCAG AGTCCCTTAGAGCCAAGCTCGAAGAAGCTCGCGTCCCTTCCGGTGTTCGTCTGTGCAGAG GTGAATATTGGCTTATGTGTCTTAGGCGTCATTGCCATGGCGAGCACCAATTCTCTGATGTGGACCTTCTTCAGCCGGGGGCTCAGTTTCTCTATGTCTTCAGCCATTGCGTCTGTTACGGTGACTTTTTCAAACATACTCAGCTCG GCCATCTTAGGCTACGTGCTGTACGGAGAGTGCCAAGAGGTCTTGTGGTGGGGAGGAGTGTTCCTCATCCTTTGTGGGCTCACCCTGATCCACAGGACGTTTCCTCCCACCTGGAAGGCAAGCAAGCAGCAGTGA